One window of Desulfobacca acetoxidans DSM 11109 genomic DNA carries:
- a CDS encoding Fur family transcriptional regulator — protein MRRPSLQRRIILEELQKQKNHPSVQEIFTKVKLRLPKISLATVYRNLEQLAASGLIHKLEPATGERRFDSELHEHYHIRCVQCGKIADAPLPALPDLDRSCSELSNFTILGHRLEFLGICPQCREQQEKRN, from the coding sequence ATGCGAAGACCTAGCCTCCAACGCCGGATTATTCTCGAAGAACTGCAGAAGCAGAAAAACCATCCGTCCGTCCAGGAGATTTTTACAAAAGTGAAACTGAGACTTCCCAAAATCAGCCTGGCAACGGTTTACCGAAATCTGGAGCAGTTGGCGGCCAGTGGACTCATTCACAAGTTGGAGCCGGCAACTGGTGAACGGCGGTTTGACTCCGAGCTGCACGAACATTATCACATACGCTGCGTACAGTGCGGTAAGATTGCAGATGCCCCATTGCCTGCACTCCCCGATTTGGACCGGTCCTGCAGCGAATTGAGTAACTTCACTATCTTGGGACACCGACTGGAATTTTTAGGAATCTGCCCGCAGTGTCGGGAGCAGCAAGAAAAAAGAAATTAA
- a CDS encoding DUF3786 domain-containing protein: MPISALQLFKHLPQTNCGDCGYPTCLAFATQVVVEGADLTNCPHLSDEAKQLSGTIREQQQQGVGRRRDKLAIALKFLQEKVAPLDFATLATGLGAICREEEQRPYLELTYFGQTVRIFKDEVRYPAGTAENPWDAILLYNYIASQAKRPPCGQWIKFEGLPHSVSKSKTLHRLQRQLAAALSGKKELLAQRALTLGAQPASVSEDADLQFIFRPLPHLPLLLIFHDAEAEENFAAEAHFLFDAQVMDYLDLESLLFLVERLMDYLLEKY, from the coding sequence ATGCCGATATCCGCACTGCAGCTTTTTAAACATCTTCCGCAAACAAATTGCGGCGACTGCGGTTACCCTACCTGCCTGGCTTTCGCCACCCAGGTGGTGGTAGAGGGCGCTGACCTGACAAATTGCCCCCATCTCTCAGATGAAGCCAAGCAGTTGTCAGGAACCATTCGCGAGCAGCAGCAGCAGGGAGTCGGCCGCAGGCGCGATAAGTTAGCCATCGCCCTGAAATTTCTCCAGGAAAAAGTTGCACCGCTCGATTTTGCTACCTTGGCAACGGGATTAGGGGCAATTTGCAGAGAGGAAGAACAGCGGCCTTACCTGGAACTCACTTATTTCGGCCAAACGGTACGGATCTTCAAGGATGAGGTGCGGTATCCGGCAGGAACCGCGGAAAACCCCTGGGACGCCATTTTACTCTACAATTACATCGCCTCTCAAGCCAAGCGGCCCCCTTGCGGCCAGTGGATTAAATTTGAGGGGCTGCCTCATTCAGTCTCCAAGAGCAAGACGCTGCACCGTTTACAGCGGCAATTGGCTGCCGCCCTGAGCGGCAAAAAAGAGCTACTGGCTCAAAGAGCCCTAACCTTGGGCGCTCAACCTGCATCCGTATCGGAGGATGCCGATCTCCAGTTCATCTTTCGGCCCCTGCCCCATCTGCCGTTGCTGCTGATTTTTCATGATGCCGAGGCAGAAGAAAACTTCGCCGCCGAGGCCCATTTCCTTTTCGATGCCCAGGTGATGGATTATCTGGACTTGGAGTCATTGCTCTTTCTCGTAGAGCGTCTGATGGATTACCTGTTAGAAAAATATTAG
- a CDS encoding rubrerythrin family protein, giving the protein MSKTEEYLKEAFAGESQANRKYLAFAKKADQEGYPMAARLFRAAAAAETVHAHAHLKVLGGIKSTRENLMEAISGETHEFEHMYPEMIAAATAEGNTQAKRSFEYANEVEKVHAALYQKMLNNLENQAMVEVYICPICGWTVEGEVPEKCPVCKTLKKFFERID; this is encoded by the coding sequence ATGTCGAAAACCGAAGAATATCTCAAAGAAGCGTTTGCCGGAGAATCTCAGGCCAACCGAAAATACCTGGCCTTTGCCAAAAAAGCCGACCAGGAAGGCTATCCGATGGCTGCCCGGCTATTCCGTGCCGCCGCCGCTGCCGAGACCGTTCATGCTCACGCCCATCTGAAGGTGTTAGGCGGCATTAAGTCCACCCGGGAAAACCTGATGGAGGCGATCAGTGGCGAAACTCACGAATTTGAGCACATGTATCCCGAGATGATCGCCGCGGCAACTGCGGAAGGCAATACCCAGGCCAAAAGATCATTCGAATATGCCAACGAAGTGGAAAAGGTACATGCCGCCCTCTATCAAAAAATGTTAAACAACCTGGAAAATCAAGCCATGGTAGAGGTATACATCTGCCCCATCTGCGGTTGGACAGTGGAAGGTGAAGTGCCGGAAAAATGCCCGGTCTGTAAAACCCTCAAGAAATTTTTCGAACGTATTGATTAA
- a CDS encoding desulfoferrodoxin: MTAKLEIYKCDICGNIVEMVHAGPGQLVCCGQPMKNFKENTVDAAKEKHVPVIEKVPGGFKVKVGSVAHPMEEKHYIEWIEVIAGNKAYRQFLNPGEAPEAVFIIEAEEITAREYCNLHGLWKA; encoded by the coding sequence ATGACCGCAAAACTGGAAATCTATAAATGTGATATCTGCGGCAACATCGTAGAAATGGTCCATGCCGGCCCCGGACAACTGGTCTGTTGCGGCCAACCCATGAAAAACTTCAAAGAGAACACCGTAGACGCGGCCAAAGAAAAACACGTGCCAGTCATAGAGAAGGTTCCTGGCGGCTTCAAGGTGAAAGTCGGCAGCGTCGCCCATCCTATGGAGGAAAAACATTATATCGAATGGATCGAAGTAATTGCCGGCAACAAGGCTTATCGCCAGTTCCTCAATCCCGGCGAGGCCCCGGAGGCCGTCTTCATTATCGAGGCCGAAGAGATTACGGCGCGGGAATACTGCAATCTACACGGACTATGGAAGGCCTAG